Proteins from a single region of bacterium:
- a CDS encoding 2Fe-2S iron-sulfur cluster-binding protein: MPTLTINGMTVDVPPGTTILNAAKEVGVEIPHYCYHPKLSIAGNCRMCLVEVEKFPKLQTACSTVVADGMVVRTDTEKVSKAVTGVLELMLTSHPIDCPICDQAGECGLQNYYMKFGLHKSRYDLEDKVHKKKVQDIGGQIVLDAERCILCSRCVRFLAEVTKTQELHFFNRGNHSEISIFPGKPLANDYTGNLADICPVGALTSKDFRFKCRVWFLRMFDSICTGCSKGCNVDAHHKDDVLYRLKPRWNDAVNQAWMCDAGRLTYKAMNEARLLTPFLRDGGDRKIVSWGSLLPDVAFRLKAAADKGGPDRVAVIASPQSSNEELYLLRRFATEILGTKNLAFTHRVAGDGFADDFLIQADKNPNSRGARILGIPDGAAFDALVSKISGGGIDALLVFGGAIGALSEQETTALLAKVPLVVHVGTNEGPVSKAATAVLPSASVAERGGTFTNHAGRVQLFRMGFPARGKAKNPLEILVAMANRLGAGWGFAGEASVFRAIAETEAPFAGMSYESIGMFGQEVTCPKS, translated from the coding sequence ATGCCGACCCTGACCATCAATGGAATGACCGTGGACGTCCCGCCGGGGACGACGATCCTCAACGCCGCGAAAGAGGTCGGCGTCGAGATCCCCCACTACTGCTACCACCCGAAGCTGTCGATCGCCGGGAACTGCCGGATGTGCCTCGTGGAGGTGGAAAAGTTCCCGAAGCTGCAGACCGCCTGTTCCACGGTGGTGGCCGACGGGATGGTCGTGCGCACCGACACGGAAAAGGTGAGCAAGGCGGTCACCGGCGTCCTCGAGCTGATGCTCACCAGCCATCCGATCGACTGCCCCATCTGCGACCAGGCCGGGGAGTGCGGACTGCAGAACTACTACATGAAATTCGGGCTCCACAAGTCCCGGTACGACCTCGAGGACAAGGTCCACAAGAAGAAGGTGCAGGACATCGGCGGCCAGATCGTGCTCGACGCCGAGCGGTGCATCCTCTGCTCCCGTTGCGTCCGGTTCCTGGCGGAGGTGACGAAGACCCAGGAGCTCCACTTCTTCAACCGGGGGAACCACTCCGAGATCTCGATCTTCCCCGGGAAGCCGCTCGCCAACGACTACACCGGCAACCTCGCCGACATCTGCCCGGTGGGCGCGCTGACCAGCAAGGATTTCCGGTTCAAGTGCCGCGTCTGGTTCCTAAGGATGTTCGACTCGATCTGCACCGGATGCTCGAAGGGGTGCAACGTCGACGCGCACCACAAGGATGACGTCCTGTACCGGCTGAAGCCCCGCTGGAACGACGCGGTCAACCAGGCGTGGATGTGCGACGCCGGGCGGCTCACCTACAAGGCGATGAACGAGGCGCGGCTGCTCACCCCCTTCCTGCGGGACGGGGGCGATCGGAAAATCGTATCGTGGGGCTCGTTGCTGCCCGACGTGGCGTTCCGCCTGAAGGCCGCGGCGGACAAGGGCGGCCCGGACCGGGTCGCGGTGATCGCATCCCCGCAATCGTCCAACGAGGAGCTGTACCTCCTTCGCCGCTTCGCGACCGAAATTCTCGGCACGAAGAACCTCGCCTTCACCCACCGGGTCGCGGGGGACGGGTTCGCCGACGATTTCCTGATCCAGGCGGACAAGAACCCGAACAGCCGCGGGGCGCGGATCCTCGGGATCCCCGACGGCGCGGCGTTCGACGCGCTGGTGTCGAAGATCTCCGGGGGCGGGATCGACGCCCTCCTCGTCTTCGGCGGCGCGATCGGAGCCCTTTCGGAACAAGAGACGACGGCGTTGCTCGCCAAGGTCCCGCTCGTCGTCCACGTGGGGACGAACGAGGGACCGGTCTCGAAGGCCGCGACCGCCGTCCTGCCGTCGGCCTCCGTCGCCGAGCGGGGCGGGACCTTCACCAACCACGCCGGACGCGTGCAACTGTTCCGGATGGGTTTCCCGGCGCGGGGGAAGGCGAAGAACCCGCTGGAGATCCTCGTGGCGATGGCGAACCGGCTGGGAGCCGGGTGGGGCTTCGCCGGCGAGGCGTCCGTCTTCCGGGCGATCGCCGAAACCGAGGCGCCGTTCGCGGGGATGAGCTACGAATCGATCGGCATGTTCGGGCAGGAGGTAACGTGCCCCAAGTCATAA
- the nuoH gene encoding NADH-quinone oxidoreductase subunit NuoH: MTGPLFDITVAVARIAVFFAFCFGLVVVMTWVERKGAAYIQDRRGPNRADIFGIRAWGLFHPLADALKFLFKEDFIPDNAHRLFYQMAPMFSLAPAILTIAVIPFGPDVTVMGRKIALQIADLNVGILYLFAVSGMTVYGVVLAGWASGSKYPLLGGLRSSAQMLSYEVSMGLSLIGIFMVFESVRMSQIVAGQGGLLFGVLPKWGVFVQPLGFILFLVAQYAEANRTPFDLPEGESELVAGYHTEYGSFKFSMFMMAEYLHMVVGAAVVATLFFGGWQFPYLGDAGFLFPGGSAVAVPPALVLLLRIGMFVAKVLFFAWLYVWVRWTIPRFRYDQVMRLGWKVMLPLSLLNIFVTGLILLLLKK, from the coding sequence ATGACCGGCCCCCTTTTCGACATCACGGTTGCGGTCGCCCGGATCGCGGTCTTCTTCGCGTTCTGCTTCGGCCTGGTCGTCGTGATGACCTGGGTGGAGCGGAAGGGAGCGGCGTACATCCAGGACCGTCGCGGGCCGAACCGGGCCGACATCTTCGGCATTCGCGCGTGGGGGCTCTTCCACCCGCTGGCCGACGCGCTGAAGTTCCTCTTCAAGGAGGACTTCATCCCCGACAACGCCCACCGGCTCTTCTACCAGATGGCGCCGATGTTCTCGCTGGCGCCGGCGATCCTGACGATCGCCGTCATCCCGTTCGGACCCGACGTCACCGTGATGGGACGCAAAATCGCGCTGCAGATCGCCGATCTCAACGTCGGCATCCTCTACCTGTTCGCCGTCTCGGGGATGACCGTGTACGGCGTGGTCCTCGCCGGATGGGCCAGCGGGAGCAAGTATCCGCTCCTGGGCGGGCTGCGTTCGTCGGCCCAGATGCTCTCGTACGAGGTCTCCATGGGGCTCTCCCTCATCGGGATCTTCATGGTGTTCGAGTCGGTCCGGATGTCGCAGATCGTGGCGGGGCAGGGGGGGCTCCTCTTCGGCGTCCTGCCGAAGTGGGGCGTGTTCGTCCAGCCGCTCGGGTTCATCCTCTTCCTCGTGGCGCAATACGCGGAGGCGAACCGGACCCCCTTCGACCTGCCGGAAGGCGAGTCGGAGCTGGTGGCCGGGTACCACACGGAATACGGTTCCTTCAAGTTCTCGATGTTCATGATGGCGGAATACCTCCACATGGTGGTGGGGGCTGCGGTGGTGGCGACCCTCTTCTTCGGCGGGTGGCAGTTCCCGTACCTGGGCGACGCGGGATTCCTTTTCCCGGGCGGCTCCGCGGTGGCCGTGCCCCCGGCGCTCGTCCTGCTCCTGCGGATCGGGATGTTCGTCGCGAAGGTCCTCTTCTTCGCGTGGCTGTACGTATGGGTCCGGTGGACGATCCCCCGGTTCCGGTACGACCAGGTGATGCGGCTGGGGTGGAAGGTGATGCTCCCCCTGTCGCTGCTGAACATCTTCGTGACGGGGCTGATCTTGCTCCTTCTGAAAAAGTAG
- a CDS encoding NADH-quinone oxidoreductase subunit I has translation MTIGVKKVARPREMSFPESLYLVEIVKGLGVTMGHLLSNIVRQEGIKTIEYPEVRRVMPPRFRGRHRLMKRPNGAPRCVACFCCATACPAKCITIEAGESPDPNVEKYPVRFDIDMLRCVFCGQCVEACPCDAIRMDTGWFTPPDDTREKLIFTIDTLLEK, from the coding sequence ATGACGATCGGCGTGAAAAAAGTGGCGCGGCCCCGGGAGATGTCGTTCCCGGAGTCGCTGTACCTCGTGGAGATCGTGAAGGGCCTCGGGGTGACGATGGGGCACCTCCTTTCCAACATCGTCCGCCAGGAGGGGATCAAGACGATCGAGTACCCCGAGGTGCGGCGGGTCATGCCCCCCCGGTTCCGGGGCCGGCACCGGCTGATGAAGCGGCCGAACGGGGCCCCGCGGTGCGTTGCGTGCTTCTGCTGCGCGACGGCGTGCCCGGCGAAGTGCATCACGATCGAGGCGGGCGAGTCGCCCGATCCGAACGTCGAGAAGTACCCGGTCCGGTTCGACATCGACATGCTCCGGTGCGTTTTCTGCGGCCAGTGCGTCGAGGCGTGCCCGTGCGACGCGATCCGGATGGACACCGGGTGGTTCACCCCCCCGGACGACACCCGGGAAAAGCTCATCTTCACGATCGACACGCTGCTGGAGAAGTAG
- a CDS encoding NADH-quinone oxidoreductase subunit J, with protein sequence METVLFILFGAIAVCGAVMVVTRKHPMASALYLILTLFAVAALFVLRQAHFLAAVQVIVYAGAVVVLFVFVIMLINVPEDRLPVERATTIRVLGVIAAGIFILESAVLARRYSMPKGPAAEVGTVETVGRALFTDYLLAFEITSVLLLAAVVGAIALAKRKI encoded by the coding sequence ATGGAAACGGTTCTCTTCATCCTGTTCGGCGCGATCGCGGTCTGCGGGGCGGTCATGGTGGTGACGCGGAAGCACCCGATGGCGTCCGCGCTCTACCTGATCCTCACGCTGTTCGCCGTGGCGGCGCTGTTCGTGCTGCGCCAGGCCCACTTCCTCGCGGCGGTCCAGGTGATCGTCTACGCCGGGGCGGTGGTGGTGCTGTTCGTCTTCGTCATCATGCTGATCAACGTGCCGGAGGACCGCCTCCCGGTGGAACGTGCGACGACGATCCGCGTGCTGGGCGTCATCGCGGCGGGAATCTTCATCCTCGAATCCGCCGTGCTGGCCCGCCGGTACTCGATGCCGAAGGGTCCGGCGGCCGAGGTGGGGACGGTGGAGACCGTGGGGCGGGCGCTGTTCACCGACTACCTGCTCGCCTTCGAGATCACCTCGGTGCTGCTCCTGGCCGCGGTGGTCGGGGCGATCGCCCTGGCGAAGAGGAAGATATGA
- the nuoK gene encoding NADH-quinone oxidoreductase subunit NuoK → MIAPSAYLLLSAILFGIGVVGVVARKNVLIILMSVELMLNGVNVAFVAAGSYLGDAAGGVFAFMVMTVAAAEAAVGLALLIALYRLKETIDITELKVLKW, encoded by the coding sequence ATGATCGCACCGTCGGCATACCTGCTCCTCTCGGCGATCCTGTTCGGGATCGGGGTCGTCGGGGTGGTGGCGCGGAAGAACGTGCTCATCATCCTGATGAGCGTCGAGCTGATGCTCAACGGCGTGAACGTGGCGTTCGTCGCGGCGGGCTCGTACCTGGGCGACGCCGCCGGCGGGGTCTTTGCCTTCATGGTGATGACCGTGGCGGCGGCCGAGGCGGCGGTGGGGCTCGCGCTGCTGATCGCCCTGTACCGGCTGAAGGAAACGATCGACATCACGGAACTCAAGGTCCTCAAATGGTGA
- the nuoL gene encoding NADH-quinone oxidoreductase subunit L, producing the protein MVNGILDYLWLVPALPLLGVVLNGAIALFAERPLLLKEAGGHGDPHGGGHHEAPAYRKLVAFLAPAVVGGAFVVALLCVLSLASRPADGRTFVQILFPWIQAGSLSVPAALQLDPLSSVMALVVTGVGFLIHVYSVGYMSHERAFARYFVYLNLFMFAMLTLVLANNYLLMFVGWEGVGLCSYLLIGFWYEKQSASDAGKKAFVANRIGDFGVLLAMFLVFWTFGSLSYTEVFAKVPLLRESGVLTTGLATAITLLLFLGATGKSAQIPLYVWLPDAMEGPTPVSALIHAATMVTAGVYMVARSSALFLLAPDTMMVVAVIGAVTAIFSATIGICQTDIKRVLAYSTVSQLGYMFLACGVGAFTAAIFHLMTHAFFKALLFLGSGSVIHALSGEQDMRKMGGLRKYVPITFATMFVATLAIAGIPGLSGFFSKDEILWQSFSSTHGSPVLWGIAALAAGITAFYMFRLVFLTFFGESRMDPQVEKHAHESPWTMTLPLSILAVLSLAGGWIGIPAVLGGSNHFEHWLAPVFHPVAAAGAHGAAAAAEGAVHHPAALEIGLMALSVAIALCGIGLAYFLYRVRTGKPAEIAKNWPNLYDVVYHKYYIDEFYEWAVIRRIVNWSVGLWQMFDALFIDGIVNGAAGLVRDAGERVRRLQGGVVGGYAFSLLAGAVVLVGYILYRSVVQ; encoded by the coding sequence ATGGTGAACGGCATCCTCGACTACCTTTGGCTGGTTCCGGCGCTCCCGCTGCTCGGGGTCGTGCTCAACGGCGCGATCGCCCTGTTCGCCGAGCGCCCCCTCCTGCTGAAGGAGGCGGGGGGGCACGGCGATCCGCATGGGGGGGGGCACCACGAAGCCCCCGCGTACCGGAAATTGGTCGCCTTCCTCGCCCCGGCGGTGGTCGGAGGGGCTTTCGTCGTGGCCCTCCTGTGCGTGCTGTCGCTCGCCTCCCGCCCGGCGGACGGCCGGACCTTCGTGCAGATCCTCTTCCCCTGGATCCAGGCCGGCTCGCTTTCCGTCCCGGCGGCGCTGCAGCTCGACCCGCTCTCCTCGGTCATGGCCCTGGTCGTCACCGGCGTCGGGTTCCTCATCCACGTCTACTCCGTGGGGTATATGTCCCACGAGCGCGCCTTCGCCCGGTACTTCGTCTACCTCAACCTGTTCATGTTCGCCATGCTCACGCTGGTCCTGGCGAACAACTACCTGCTGATGTTCGTCGGGTGGGAGGGCGTGGGCCTCTGCTCGTACCTGCTGATCGGCTTCTGGTACGAGAAGCAGAGCGCCTCCGACGCCGGGAAGAAGGCGTTCGTCGCCAACCGGATCGGCGACTTCGGGGTCCTCCTCGCGATGTTCCTCGTCTTCTGGACTTTCGGCTCCCTCTCCTACACGGAGGTCTTCGCCAAGGTCCCCCTTCTTCGGGAGAGCGGGGTCCTGACCACGGGACTCGCCACGGCGATCACCCTCCTCCTGTTCCTCGGCGCCACCGGAAAGTCCGCCCAGATCCCGTTGTACGTCTGGCTCCCCGACGCGATGGAGGGCCCCACGCCGGTGTCCGCGCTCATCCACGCGGCCACGATGGTCACCGCCGGCGTCTACATGGTGGCCCGTTCCAGCGCCCTCTTCCTCCTGGCCCCCGACACGATGATGGTCGTCGCGGTCATCGGAGCGGTCACGGCGATCTTTTCGGCCACGATCGGGATCTGCCAGACCGACATCAAGCGGGTCCTGGCGTACTCCACCGTGTCGCAGCTGGGATACATGTTCCTCGCCTGCGGGGTCGGGGCGTTCACCGCCGCGATCTTCCACCTCATGACGCACGCCTTCTTCAAGGCGCTCCTCTTCCTCGGTTCCGGGTCCGTGATCCACGCCCTCTCGGGCGAGCAGGACATGCGGAAGATGGGGGGGCTGCGGAAGTACGTACCCATCACCTTCGCCACGATGTTCGTCGCCACGCTGGCGATCGCGGGGATCCCGGGGCTGTCGGGCTTCTTCTCCAAGGACGAGATCCTGTGGCAGTCGTTCTCGTCGACCCACGGGAGCCCGGTCCTGTGGGGAATCGCGGCGCTCGCCGCGGGGATCACGGCGTTCTACATGTTCCGGCTCGTTTTCCTCACCTTCTTCGGCGAATCCCGGATGGACCCCCAGGTCGAGAAGCACGCCCATGAATCCCCCTGGACGATGACGTTGCCGCTGTCGATCCTCGCGGTCCTGTCGCTCGCCGGCGGGTGGATCGGGATCCCGGCCGTCCTGGGCGGCAGCAACCACTTCGAGCATTGGCTGGCGCCGGTCTTCCACCCGGTAGCCGCCGCGGGTGCGCACGGTGCCGCCGCCGCTGCGGAGGGAGCCGTGCATCATCCGGCGGCCCTCGAGATCGGCCTGATGGCGCTGTCGGTCGCGATCGCCCTGTGCGGCATCGGCCTCGCGTACTTCCTGTACCGCGTGCGGACCGGGAAACCGGCCGAGATCGCGAAGAACTGGCCGAACCTCTACGACGTCGTGTACCACAAGTACTACATCGACGAATTCTACGAGTGGGCGGTGATCCGGCGGATCGTGAACTGGTCCGTCGGCCTGTGGCAGATGTTCGACGCCCTCTTCATCGACGGGATCGTCAATGGCGCCGCCGGCCTCGTTCGCGACGCGGGCGAGCGGGTTCGCAGGCTCCAGGGCGGGGTCGTCGGCGGGTACGCCTTCTCCCTGCTGGCGGGAGCGGTCGTCCTCGTCGGGTACATCCTCTACCGGAGCGTGGTCCAATGA
- a CDS encoding NADH-quinone oxidoreductase subunit M, producing the protein MTGVAMLDQHLLSVLIGLPLLGAALLLFFPREGDGAVRTFTFLVTIVEFLLSLFVVARFDVATAGMQLVERAPWIPQYGISYIVGVDGISLWIVMLTTFIMPITILSTWSAVTKNVKEFMVFMLVLETAMVGVFLATDLFLFYIFWELVLIPMYFLIGVWGGERRIYAAIKFFLYTFVGSVLMLVAILVLYFHHYAVTGVYTMDLMKLYELTIPVKMQMWLFAAFFLAFAFKVPMFPFHTWLPDAHVEAPTAGSVILAAVLLKMGTYGFLRFAMALFPVAATDWTPLIAVLAVIGIIYGALVAMVQKDVKKLVAYSSVSHLGFVMLGLFAFNLQGIEGAILQMVNHGISTGALFLIVGIIYERRHTRLISEFGGLAKVVPVFCLCFMVVTLSSIGVPGTNGFVGEFLIMLGAFKVHQWLTVVAAAGVIFAAVYMLWMFQRVMYGKVTNEANLHLTDMNGREVAYILPLLLFVLWIGVYPQPFLRRMDASVNAYVMRFEAKKQAALAGSPAGETMLVRYFDVKK; encoded by the coding sequence ATGACCGGCGTAGCGATGCTCGACCAGCACCTCCTGTCGGTCCTGATCGGGCTGCCGCTGCTCGGCGCGGCGCTCCTCCTGTTCTTCCCGCGCGAAGGGGACGGCGCGGTCCGGACGTTCACGTTCCTCGTGACGATCGTGGAGTTCCTCCTCTCCCTGTTCGTCGTGGCGCGCTTCGACGTCGCGACGGCGGGGATGCAGCTGGTGGAGCGGGCTCCCTGGATCCCGCAATACGGGATCTCCTACATCGTCGGGGTGGACGGGATCTCCCTCTGGATCGTGATGCTCACTACCTTCATCATGCCGATCACGATCCTCTCGACCTGGTCCGCGGTGACGAAGAACGTGAAGGAGTTCATGGTCTTCATGCTCGTCCTCGAGACCGCGATGGTCGGCGTGTTCCTCGCCACCGACCTGTTCCTCTTCTACATCTTCTGGGAGCTGGTCCTCATCCCGATGTACTTCCTGATCGGCGTGTGGGGGGGGGAGCGGCGGATCTACGCGGCGATCAAGTTCTTCCTGTACACCTTCGTCGGCTCGGTCCTGATGCTGGTCGCGATCCTCGTCCTCTACTTCCACCATTACGCGGTCACCGGCGTCTACACAATGGACCTCATGAAGCTCTACGAGCTGACGATCCCGGTGAAGATGCAGATGTGGCTCTTCGCGGCCTTCTTCCTCGCCTTCGCCTTCAAGGTGCCGATGTTCCCGTTCCACACGTGGCTGCCGGACGCGCACGTCGAGGCGCCCACGGCGGGCTCGGTGATCCTGGCGGCCGTCCTCCTGAAGATGGGGACCTACGGTTTCCTCCGGTTCGCCATGGCCCTGTTCCCCGTGGCCGCGACCGACTGGACGCCGCTGATCGCGGTCCTCGCCGTGATCGGCATCATCTACGGGGCGCTGGTGGCGATGGTCCAGAAGGACGTGAAGAAGCTGGTCGCCTACTCCTCCGTGTCGCACCTCGGCTTCGTGATGCTGGGGCTCTTCGCCTTCAACCTGCAGGGGATCGAGGGCGCCATCCTCCAGATGGTCAACCACGGCATCTCCACCGGGGCGCTCTTCCTCATCGTCGGGATCATCTACGAGCGGCGCCACACCCGCCTCATCTCCGAGTTCGGGGGGCTGGCGAAGGTGGTTCCGGTCTTCTGCCTCTGCTTCATGGTCGTCACCCTCTCCTCGATCGGCGTGCCCGGCACGAACGGCTTCGTCGGTGAATTCCTCATCATGCTCGGGGCTTTCAAGGTGCACCAATGGCTGACCGTCGTCGCCGCCGCGGGGGTCATCTTCGCGGCCGTCTACATGCTCTGGATGTTCCAGCGGGTGATGTACGGCAAGGTGACCAACGAGGCGAACCTGCACCTCACCGACATGAACGGGCGGGAGGTCGCGTACATCCTCCCGCTGCTGCTGTTCGTGTTGTGGATCGGGGTCTACCCGCAGCCGTTCCTGCGGCGGATGGACGCCTCCGTGAACGCGTACGTCATGCGGTTCGAGGCGAAGAAACAGGCGGCTCTTGCCGGCTCCCCCGCGGGGGAGACGATGCTCGTCCGCTACTTCGACGTGAAGAAGTGA